From Epinephelus lanceolatus isolate andai-2023 chromosome 2, ASM4190304v1, whole genome shotgun sequence, one genomic window encodes:
- the uqcrfs1 gene encoding cytochrome b-c1 complex subunit Rieske, mitochondrial, with amino-acid sequence MMSLAARSGAFSPYMQATAVAVAGPLKALVPGVVVKGEKFLLDPKQKFLCRESLSGQSPKTGPAVTVSINGAAGVRYAHTDIRVPDFSDYRRPEVLDPSKSSQESSDSRKAFSYLVTGATTVVGIYAAKTVVTQFISSMSASADVLALSKIEIKLSDIPEGKNMTFKWRGKPLFVRHRTEKEIATEAAVNIAELRDPEHDKDRVINPKWVIVLGVCTHLGCVPIANAGDYGGYYCPCHGSHYDASGRIRKGPAPLNLEVPFYEFPDEDTVVVG; translated from the exons ATGATGTCTCTTGCTGCCCGGTCAGGGGCATTTTCCCCTTACATGCAGGCTACAGCTGTTGCTGTCGCCGGTCCCCTGAAAGCTCTGGTCCCCGGGGTTGTTGTAAAGGGAGAGAAGTTTTTGTTGGACCCAAAACAAAAGTTCCTGTGCCGCGAATCGCTCAGCGGTCAAAGCCCAAAGACCGGGCCTGCTGTGACGGTTAGCATCAATG gCGCCGCAGGAGTCCGATATGCCCACACGGACATCAGGGTACCAGACTTCTCTGACTACAGGCGCCCAGAGGTGCTCGACCCCAGCAAGTCCTCTCAGGAGAGCAGTGATTCCAGAAAAGCCTTCTCGTACCTGGTCACCGGTGCCACAACTGTGGTGGGCATCTACGCCGCCAAAACAGTGGTCACTCAGTTCATTTCTTCCATGAGCGCCTCGGCCGATGTCTTGGCCCTGTCCAAGATTGAAATCAAGCTGAGCGACATCCCCGAGGGTAAGAACATGACCTTCAAGTGGAGAGGCAAACCGCTGTTCGTCCGTCACCGCACAGAGAAAGAGATCGCCACAGAGGCCGCCGTGAACATCGCAGAGCTGCGCGACCCAGAGCACGACAAGGACAGAGTCATCAACCCCAAATGGGTCATCGTCCTGGGGGTGTGCACACATCTGGGCTGCGTGCCCATCGCCAACGCCGGCGACTACGGAGGTTACTACTGCCCCTGCCACGGCTCGCACTACGACGCCTCGGGCCGCATCAGGAAAGGCCCCGCCCCCCTCAACCTGGAGGTTCCCTTCTACGAGTTTCCAGATGAGGACACTGTGGTTGTTGGATAA